From Segatella copri, the proteins below share one genomic window:
- a CDS encoding hybrid sensor histidine kinase/response regulator transcription factor: MRKISTLMVSVLCMMMPVGAEAQVPTAFVSKGATDIQAQPHSVTQTNSGAQLAAIDPMVRSITMDNGLPSNAVRSVVQGSKGYMWFGTDNGLCRFDGYDVRTYYNPFTTVDQFVSALTACEEGLLVGCNNGAYLFSNATDQFQKLSDKITAPVLNFSLDGDQNVWISTSGQGVFRYNRTTHELHQYPMKNIQGKVKSTLVDANNQVWMLCNQGEASIYHLNKSTDQFEAFPLKGDATMFHGMAMLATPDGNVYVGTWENGLYKLNADGSAEQLISGTLSNAVHHIHQLYCNDNKSLLIASDDGLVQYDIQNRIWHMLSEVNNPSRSTSERFVYGIADDNEGGTWVSTYYGGVNYLPSTSFEERFHAYSARLGGLRGNVVGRFFEDQQHRIWIATDDAGLDCFNPQTNSFVSYPGKAAMGKYNVHALFADENNLWVGTYGNGVIRMNMATGAQQVFLTDGMASGGNAYCIYRDRKKRLWAATMDGANLFDEGQQKFCKIKSFKSLTIDIKEDPQGNVWFATQGGGLWRLDKNNAWKQYKYVENDSTSLVSDQINCLAIGEKGQLYVATSEGLCEFLPSKGIFHRISIDAPSQDFTSLVISQGVMWISTSKGIVKYTPGEPVQLFNKYDGLTCDQFMPNAGLLASDGRIYFGSTRGFNCFYPYLVKINQVAPPVAITSVELFGQPIEAGSDQLEKSLSHAAELNLSHNENTINISFAALSYVSPEKNQYAYKLEGVDKDWIYTHEHRANYTNLPAGTYTFLVKATNNDGVWSKNEAKLKIVVHPPFWWSLPAKILYLLLIGYAIYWFMQSRLKREKLRHQEELDQLELKQDQEMRDARLQFFTMIAHEIRTPVTLIIGPLESLKEHWKQVSGKLSDGETITQTLSVIDRNAQRLLLLVNQLLDFNKVQQKGMQVHFRLNNISKLMHAVAERFAPTFEQKSIRFVVDYPADELVAMIDQEAITKVISNLMSNALKYTEDYVRLSCRLLENGTHFRIEVEDNGLGISPDEKEKIFGAFYQARDNKPGTGIGLNIVKNLVEAHHGMVEVESAVGKGSTFIVTLPLNQMDAVVEKADEMVKEEETVAGENLLTDETPVEQGSQKAGVAVASPLREPAKPVMLIVDDDEDMRQFVKAHFEKMYTVYTADNGKDALRKLEKHPVSLIISDWMMPEMDGPEFCRRVRENSEYSHLPFVMLTAKTDDAAKTESMNCGADVYIEKPFSMKYLEASVRQLLEMRRLLRSKFSHTPLEPIAEIAQTQVDNAFLERMSRIIEENVANPELNVAFLAEKMGISRSSLFNKIRGLADVTPNEMIQLVKLKKGAKLLKEGNYRISEISYMVGFSSPSYFAKCFQKQFGVKPMDFVAAES; encoded by the coding sequence ATGAGAAAGATATCTACTCTAATGGTTTCTGTGCTCTGCATGATGATGCCTGTAGGGGCTGAGGCGCAGGTACCGACAGCCTTCGTCTCGAAAGGGGCTACGGATATTCAGGCGCAGCCACATTCGGTAACGCAAACCAACTCGGGTGCACAATTGGCTGCTATCGACCCTATGGTGCGCTCTATCACGATGGATAATGGTTTGCCGAGTAATGCTGTGCGTAGCGTGGTTCAAGGTTCCAAGGGATACATGTGGTTTGGTACAGACAACGGATTGTGCCGTTTTGACGGATACGATGTCAGAACCTATTATAATCCCTTTACGACTGTAGACCAGTTTGTGAGCGCCCTTACTGCTTGCGAAGAAGGACTGCTGGTAGGTTGCAATAATGGAGCCTATCTGTTCTCTAATGCAACCGACCAATTCCAGAAACTGAGTGATAAGATTACGGCGCCTGTCCTAAATTTCTCGCTTGACGGCGATCAGAATGTTTGGATTTCTACTAGCGGACAGGGCGTGTTCAGATACAATCGGACTACTCACGAACTGCATCAGTATCCGATGAAGAATATTCAGGGTAAAGTGAAAAGTACGCTGGTTGATGCCAACAACCAGGTATGGATGCTCTGTAACCAGGGTGAAGCCAGCATCTATCATCTCAACAAGTCGACCGACCAGTTTGAAGCATTCCCTCTGAAGGGCGATGCAACCATGTTTCACGGCATGGCGATGCTGGCTACTCCCGATGGCAATGTTTATGTCGGAACCTGGGAAAACGGACTTTACAAGCTCAACGCCGATGGTAGTGCCGAACAGCTCATCAGCGGAACCTTGAGTAATGCTGTTCATCATATTCATCAGCTTTACTGCAACGACAACAAGTCTCTTCTCATAGCCAGCGATGATGGATTGGTGCAGTATGACATCCAGAACCGTATCTGGCACATGTTGTCGGAAGTCAACAATCCGAGCCGGAGTACGAGCGAGCGCTTTGTTTATGGTATTGCGGATGATAATGAAGGTGGCACTTGGGTATCTACTTACTATGGTGGTGTGAATTATCTTCCTTCTACGAGTTTTGAAGAGCGTTTCCATGCTTATTCAGCCCGTCTGGGCGGATTGCGCGGTAATGTGGTAGGAAGATTCTTCGAAGACCAACAGCATCGCATCTGGATAGCTACGGATGATGCGGGACTCGACTGCTTTAATCCCCAGACCAACAGTTTTGTTTCTTATCCGGGCAAGGCGGCTATGGGCAAGTATAATGTTCATGCGCTCTTTGCTGATGAAAATAATCTGTGGGTAGGAACCTATGGTAATGGTGTCATCAGAATGAATATGGCTACCGGAGCGCAGCAGGTTTTCCTGACCGATGGAATGGCTTCGGGCGGTAATGCCTATTGTATTTATCGCGACCGGAAAAAACGGCTCTGGGCGGCTACGATGGATGGTGCCAACCTCTTCGATGAAGGACAGCAGAAGTTCTGCAAAATCAAGTCGTTCAAGTCGCTTACCATCGATATCAAGGAAGATCCTCAGGGCAACGTATGGTTTGCTACCCAGGGAGGCGGCTTGTGGCGCTTGGACAAGAATAATGCCTGGAAACAGTATAAATATGTAGAGAATGATTCTACTTCGCTGGTGAGTGATCAGATAAACTGTCTGGCTATCGGCGAAAAGGGGCAGCTCTATGTCGCAACCAGCGAAGGACTTTGCGAATTTCTGCCTTCAAAAGGTATATTCCACCGAATCTCCATCGATGCGCCAAGTCAGGATTTCACGAGTCTTGTCATTTCGCAGGGAGTAATGTGGATTTCTACCAGCAAGGGTATTGTGAAATATACGCCGGGTGAACCTGTCCAGCTGTTCAATAAATATGACGGACTCACTTGCGACCAGTTTATGCCAAATGCCGGACTCCTGGCTTCTGATGGCAGAATCTATTTCGGTTCTACAAGAGGTTTCAACTGCTTCTATCCATATCTCGTCAAGATCAACCAGGTAGCTCCTCCTGTAGCAATCACCTCGGTAGAACTCTTCGGACAGCCGATAGAGGCGGGGAGCGACCAGTTGGAGAAATCTCTGAGTCATGCAGCAGAACTCAATCTGTCTCATAACGAGAATACCATCAATATCTCGTTTGCCGCCCTGAGCTATGTATCGCCTGAGAAGAACCAGTATGCTTATAAACTTGAGGGAGTAGACAAGGATTGGATTTATACCCACGAGCATCGTGCCAACTATACCAATCTTCCTGCCGGAACCTATACCTTCCTGGTTAAGGCAACCAATAATGATGGTGTATGGTCGAAGAATGAGGCAAAACTGAAGATTGTGGTTCATCCGCCGTTCTGGTGGTCTTTGCCAGCCAAGATTCTGTATCTTCTGCTCATCGGTTACGCAATCTACTGGTTCATGCAGAGCCGGTTGAAACGTGAGAAACTCCGTCATCAGGAAGAACTCGATCAGTTGGAACTCAAGCAGGATCAGGAGATGAGAGATGCCCGCCTGCAGTTCTTCACGATGATTGCCCATGAAATCCGTACGCCGGTAACGCTTATCATCGGACCTTTGGAGAGTCTGAAAGAGCATTGGAAACAGGTTTCCGGAAAACTTTCCGATGGTGAGACTATCACGCAGACGCTTTCTGTTATTGACCGTAACGCCCAGCGTTTGCTCTTGCTCGTCAATCAGCTGCTCGATTTCAACAAAGTGCAGCAGAAGGGCATGCAGGTTCATTTCCGTTTGAACAACATTTCGAAGCTGATGCATGCTGTGGCAGAGCGCTTTGCTCCTACCTTCGAGCAGAAAAGCATCCGTTTTGTGGTAGATTATCCAGCCGATGAACTCGTGGCGATGATTGACCAGGAGGCCATTACCAAGGTTATCAGCAATCTGATGAGCAACGCCTTGAAATATACCGAGGATTATGTACGCTTGTCCTGCCGCCTGCTGGAGAATGGAACCCATTTCCGCATAGAGGTGGAAGACAACGGATTGGGAATCAGTCCTGACGAAAAGGAGAAAATCTTCGGAGCCTTCTATCAGGCACGCGACAACAAACCGGGAACCGGAATCGGTCTCAACATCGTGAAGAATCTCGTTGAGGCTCATCATGGTATGGTTGAAGTAGAATCTGCAGTAGGTAAGGGATCTACCTTTATCGTAACCTTGCCGCTCAACCAGATGGATGCTGTGGTAGAGAAGGCGGATGAAATGGTGAAGGAAGAAGAAACTGTTGCTGGGGAAAATCTGCTGACAGATGAAACTCCAGTTGAGCAAGGTTCTCAAAAGGCAGGCGTTGCTGTTGCCAGTCCGCTTCGTGAACCGGCAAAACCGGTGATGCTGATTGTGGATGATGATGAAGACATGCGCCAGTTTGTGAAGGCTCATTTCGAAAAGATGTATACTGTTTATACCGCCGACAACGGAAAGGATGCGCTCCGTAAACTGGAGAAACATCCGGTTTCGCTCATCATAAGCGACTGGATGATGCCAGAGATGGACGGTCCGGAGTTCTGCCGTAGGGTGCGTGAAAATTCAGAATATTCTCATCTCCCGTTCGTGATGCTCACGGCAAAGACCGATGATGCGGCGAAGACGGAGAGTATGAACTGTGGAGCCGATGTCTACATAGAAAAGCCGTTCTCGATGAAGTATCTTGAGGCAAGCGTAAGACAGCTTCTTGAGATGCGCCGTCTGTTGAGGAGTAAGTTCTCTCATACTCCGCTTGAGCCGATAGCAGAGATAGCTCAAACTCAGGTTGATAATGCGTTCCTGGAACGAATGTCTCGCATCATCGAAGAGAATGTGGCGAATCCGGAACTCAACGTGGCGTTCCTTGCCGAAAAGATGGGCATAAGCCGCTCTTCGCTCTTTAATAAGATTCGCGGTCTTGCCGATGTTACGCCAAACGAGATGATCCAGCTCGTGAAACTGAAGAAGGGCGCAAAGCTCTTGAAAGAAGGAAACTACCGCATCAGCGAAATCAGCTATATGGTAGGTTTCAGCAGTCCTAGCTATTTTGCCAAGTGCTTCCAGAAGCAGTTTGGCGTCAAGCCGATGGATTTCGTAGCTGCGGAATCGTAG
- a CDS encoding OPT family oligopeptide transporter, with translation MEEKDNLQLPENAFRELKDGEEYKPLMSPDKVYPEVNGWSVTWGIVMAVIFSAAAAYLGLKVGQVFEAAIPIAIIAVGVSTATKRSKALGENVIIQSIGACSGAVVAGAIFTLPAIYILQAKYPEMTTSFMKIFMASALGGVLGILFLIPFRKYFVSDMHGKYPFPEATATTQVLVSGAKGGDQAKPLLIAGLVGGLYDFIVASLGWWNENFTSRVVSLGCDLADKAKLVFKVNTGAAVLGLGYIIGLKYAFFTCLGSLVVWWLIVPGMSVIFHDSVLSAWDPSIVKTVGAMSPEEIFRAYARSIGIGGIAMAGIIGIIKSWGIIKSAVGLAAKELKGKSDVDENVKRTQRDISFKIIAIGSLVTILVTFLFFWFGVMDGNLLFAIIAILLVAAIAFLFTTVAANAIAIVGSNPVSGMTLMTLIFASVVMVAVGLKGPGGMLAALIMGGVVCTALSVAGSFITDLKIGYWLGTTPKKQEGWKFLGTLVSAATVGGVMMLLNETYGFASGSLAAPQANAMAAVIDPLMNGVGAPWVLYGIGAVIAIVLTYFKIPALAFALGMFIPLELNVPLLVGGVINWYVTSRSKDAKVNSERGEKGTLIASGFIAGGALMGVVSALLKFGGIEVSIADSWWVNPMSEVCSLLAYICLIGFFIRATKK, from the coding sequence ATGGAAGAAAAAGACAATTTGCAACTCCCCGAGAACGCATTCCGCGAACTGAAAGACGGGGAGGAATATAAGCCGCTGATGTCGCCTGACAAGGTTTATCCTGAGGTGAACGGATGGTCAGTTACATGGGGAATCGTGATGGCAGTCATCTTCTCTGCCGCCGCAGCTTATCTGGGCTTGAAGGTGGGGCAGGTGTTCGAAGCAGCCATCCCTATCGCCATCATCGCCGTGGGCGTAAGTACCGCTACCAAGCGTAGCAAGGCGCTGGGCGAGAATGTCATCATCCAGAGCATCGGAGCCTGTTCGGGTGCTGTGGTGGCAGGAGCCATCTTTACCCTGCCAGCCATCTACATCCTGCAGGCTAAATATCCGGAGATGACTACTTCGTTTATGAAGATCTTCATGGCTTCGGCCTTGGGAGGAGTCTTGGGAATCCTTTTCCTTATTCCTTTCCGCAAGTACTTCGTAAGCGATATGCACGGCAAGTATCCGTTCCCTGAGGCTACGGCTACCACGCAGGTACTGGTGAGCGGAGCCAAGGGAGGCGACCAGGCTAAGCCGCTGCTCATAGCCGGACTGGTGGGTGGTCTTTACGACTTTATCGTAGCCAGCCTGGGATGGTGGAACGAGAATTTCACATCGCGTGTGGTAAGTCTGGGATGCGACCTGGCTGACAAGGCTAAACTCGTATTCAAGGTAAACACAGGTGCTGCCGTATTAGGTCTGGGTTACATCATCGGTCTGAAGTATGCCTTCTTCACCTGTCTGGGTTCGCTCGTAGTATGGTGGCTGATTGTTCCGGGCATGAGCGTTATTTTCCATGATAGCGTGCTGAGCGCCTGGGATCCTAGCATCGTGAAGACCGTGGGTGCGATGAGTCCGGAGGAAATCTTCCGTGCCTACGCCCGCAGCATCGGTATCGGCGGTATCGCCATGGCAGGTATCATCGGCATCATCAAGAGCTGGGGCATCATCAAGAGTGCCGTAGGTCTGGCTGCCAAGGAGCTGAAGGGCAAGAGCGATGTGGATGAGAACGTGAAGCGCACCCAGCGCGACATCTCTTTCAAGATTATCGCTATCGGTTCGCTTGTTACCATCCTCGTAACCTTCCTCTTCTTCTGGTTTGGCGTGATGGATGGCAACCTTCTCTTCGCCATTATCGCCATTCTGCTCGTGGCTGCCATCGCCTTCCTCTTTACTACCGTAGCGGCTAATGCCATCGCTATCGTGGGTTCAAACCCTGTTTCGGGAATGACCCTGATGACGCTCATCTTCGCCTCTGTGGTGATGGTGGCTGTAGGCCTGAAAGGTCCTGGCGGCATGCTGGCTGCCCTGATTATGGGTGGTGTGGTTTGTACAGCCCTCTCGGTAGCAGGTTCGTTTATTACCGACCTGAAGATTGGTTACTGGCTGGGAACAACTCCTAAGAAACAGGAGGGATGGAAATTCCTCGGTACCCTGGTGAGTGCGGCTACCGTGGGCGGCGTGATGATGCTGCTCAACGAGACTTATGGGTTCGCATCGGGTTCGCTTGCAGCTCCTCAGGCTAATGCGATGGCTGCGGTTATCGACCCTTTGATGAATGGCGTGGGAGCTCCTTGGGTGCTCTATGGCATCGGAGCCGTGATAGCCATCGTGCTGACTTATTTCAAGATTCCTGCCCTGGCTTTCGCTCTGGGTATGTTTATTCCGCTGGAACTGAACGTTCCTCTGCTCGTGGGTGGAGTCATCAACTGGTATGTTACTTCGCGCAGCAAGGATGCCAAGGTGAACAGCGAACGTGGTGAGAAGGGAACGCTCATCGCCAGCGGCTTCATCGCCGGTGGAGCCCTGATGGGTGTGGTTAGCGCCCTTCTGAAGTTTGGCGGCATCGAGGTAAGTATCGCCGACAGCTGGTGGGTTAATCCGATGTCTGAGGTTTGTTCGCTCCTGGCTTACATCTGCCTCATCGGTTTCTTTATCAGAGCCACAAAGAAATAA
- a CDS encoding Rpn family recombination-promoting nuclease/putative transposase translates to MIMRLSEERYISLLTDFGFKRIFGTKPNKDLLINFLNSLFDGEQVIKDVRYLNSEHVGDVFAERKAIFDVYCENEKGEKFIVEMQNAFQKYFKDRSLFYSTFPIREQAPKGQDWNFKLDHVYTVALLNFDFKEEAFDQKEINHDVGLLDKKTFKVFNDKLSFKYIEIAKFNKSETELETLYDKWLYVLKNLPKLDKRPKALKERIFTKLFEEAEIAKFSQQELREYEDSLKAYRDIKNSIDTAKEEGRKEGRKEGREEGRKEGREEGREEGVAKEKLATAKRLLGMGLTQEQVAKGTGLSIKEIEKLI, encoded by the coding sequence ATGATTATGAGATTATCAGAAGAACGATATATTAGCTTACTTACCGACTTTGGTTTCAAACGTATATTTGGAACAAAGCCAAACAAAGACTTGCTCATCAACTTTCTGAATTCACTTTTTGATGGAGAGCAAGTCATTAAGGATGTTCGCTACCTTAATAGCGAGCACGTTGGTGATGTTTTCGCTGAGCGCAAAGCTATCTTTGACGTGTATTGTGAAAATGAGAAAGGAGAAAAGTTCATCGTTGAAATGCAGAACGCCTTTCAGAAATACTTCAAAGACCGTTCTCTCTTCTATTCTACATTTCCTATCAGAGAGCAAGCCCCAAAAGGACAGGATTGGAATTTCAAGCTAGACCACGTTTATACAGTAGCATTGCTCAACTTTGATTTTAAGGAAGAAGCTTTCGACCAAAAAGAAATCAATCACGATGTTGGCCTGCTAGACAAAAAGACATTCAAGGTCTTTAACGACAAGCTTTCTTTCAAGTATATTGAGATTGCCAAATTCAACAAAAGCGAGACTGAGCTAGAAACTCTGTATGACAAATGGCTCTATGTTCTCAAGAATTTACCCAAGCTTGACAAACGACCGAAAGCTTTAAAAGAGAGAATTTTCACGAAATTGTTTGAAGAAGCTGAAATCGCTAAATTCAGTCAACAAGAATTACGAGAATACGAGGATAGTCTTAAGGCCTATCGAGACATAAAAAATTCAATCGATACTGCGAAGGAAGAAGGCAGAAAAGAAGGCAGAAAAGAAGGTAGAGAAGAAGGCAGAAAAGAAGGCAGAGAAGAAGGCAGAGAAGAAGGTGTTGCCAAAGAAAAGTTGGCCACCGCAAAGCGTCTTCTCGGCATGGGGCTCACACAAGAACAAGTTGCCAAAGGTACAGGTCTTTCTATTAAAGAGATTGAAAAACTTATTTAG
- a CDS encoding DPP IV N-terminal domain-containing protein: MKNQILALSLLSAALAMPAATASAQGTLEDYNRAYALRHQFSADSVFHWARSSAWCDSTHVLHYQISTPQGKKFVSYDADKDEMKTYDSQEALEKALGIKPRPAYKPQFGRRHERHWMEVDEEKEAYPVLSPDGKMEAYIEGYNVVVHEAGKPYTEAKRILTQDGTIGCYYSNRIQWSPDGKHIFVCKRVPVEKRYAYYVESSPADQLQPILHKQEYAKPGDALPQHYPVIIDVATGKKVEADKHQIENQYELEWMQWTPDSKEVTMEYNQRGHHLYQMLAMNAETGKLRTVVEERANTFVNYGRLWRQFIKDGKQLLWMSERDNWNHLYLYDVQKSKVIRQITKGDWFVRGIQRVDEEKGEIYFSASGVNRNEDPYLVHYYKIGIDGKNMVALTPEEGNHSAQYTYDYRYLLDTYSKVDAAPVTVLRDAQTGKLVKTLETADIATLKKHGWVAPEVFVAKGRDGKTDMWGIIQRPTNFDPNKKYPVIEYIYSGPGDAYTPKSFMPYNWYTTSLAELGFIVVQLDAMGTSYRGKKFEEVCYKNLKDAGFPDRELWIKAAAKKYPYMDADNVAIYGCSAGGQESTTAVLLHGDFYKAAYSACGCHDNRMDKIWWNEQWMSWPVDSSYVECSNVENAHKLERPLMLVVGEIDDNVDPSSTYQVVNALEKANKDFELVVIPGAHHTMGELYGEHKRYDFFVKNLLGVKPPKWSDVKSK; this comes from the coding sequence ATGAAGAATCAGATTTTAGCTCTTTCGCTGTTGAGCGCAGCTTTGGCGATGCCGGCAGCTACAGCTTCAGCACAGGGCACATTAGAAGATTACAACAGAGCCTATGCGCTGCGTCATCAGTTTTCTGCCGATTCCGTGTTCCATTGGGCACGTTCATCGGCTTGGTGCGATTCCACCCACGTACTGCATTATCAGATTTCTACTCCTCAGGGCAAGAAGTTTGTATCCTATGATGCCGACAAGGATGAGATGAAGACTTATGATTCGCAGGAAGCGTTGGAGAAGGCGCTGGGCATCAAGCCTCGTCCTGCCTACAAGCCTCAGTTCGGCAGACGCCATGAGCGCCATTGGATGGAGGTAGATGAGGAGAAGGAGGCTTATCCGGTACTTTCGCCCGACGGCAAGATGGAAGCCTACATCGAAGGTTACAACGTGGTGGTTCATGAGGCAGGAAAACCTTATACCGAAGCCAAGCGAATCCTCACCCAGGATGGTACCATCGGATGCTATTACAGCAACCGCATCCAATGGAGCCCAGACGGCAAGCACATCTTCGTATGCAAGCGTGTTCCGGTAGAGAAGCGCTATGCCTACTACGTGGAATCTTCGCCTGCCGACCAGCTGCAGCCTATCCTCCACAAGCAGGAGTATGCTAAGCCGGGCGATGCCCTGCCACAGCATTATCCGGTCATCATCGATGTGGCTACCGGAAAGAAGGTGGAGGCTGACAAGCATCAGATAGAAAACCAGTATGAACTGGAGTGGATGCAATGGACACCAGACAGCAAGGAGGTGACGATGGAGTACAACCAGCGTGGGCATCATCTCTATCAGATGCTGGCGATGAATGCCGAAACCGGCAAGCTTCGTACCGTGGTAGAGGAGCGTGCCAATACTTTCGTGAACTATGGTCGTCTGTGGCGTCAGTTTATCAAGGATGGCAAGCAACTGCTCTGGATGAGCGAGCGCGACAACTGGAACCATCTCTATCTCTACGATGTGCAGAAGTCGAAGGTTATCCGACAGATTACAAAGGGCGACTGGTTTGTTCGCGGCATCCAGCGTGTGGATGAAGAGAAGGGAGAAATCTATTTCTCGGCTAGTGGCGTGAACAGGAATGAGGACCCATATCTGGTACATTATTATAAAATAGGTATCGACGGCAAGAATATGGTGGCGCTCACTCCTGAAGAGGGAAATCATAGTGCCCAATATACCTATGATTACCGTTATCTCCTGGATACCTATTCTAAGGTGGATGCCGCTCCTGTTACCGTGCTCAGAGATGCGCAGACCGGTAAGCTCGTCAAGACCCTGGAGACGGCTGATATTGCTACTTTGAAGAAGCACGGATGGGTAGCTCCTGAGGTGTTTGTGGCTAAGGGGCGTGATGGCAAGACTGATATGTGGGGCATCATCCAGCGCCCTACCAATTTCGATCCGAACAAGAAATATCCAGTTATCGAGTATATCTATTCGGGTCCGGGCGATGCCTATACTCCGAAGAGTTTCATGCCATACAACTGGTACACCACTTCGCTTGCCGAACTCGGTTTCATCGTAGTCCAGCTCGATGCGATGGGAACTTCCTATCGCGGCAAGAAGTTTGAGGAGGTTTGCTACAAGAATCTGAAGGATGCCGGATTCCCAGACCGTGAACTTTGGATAAAGGCTGCAGCCAAGAAGTATCCTTATATGGATGCTGATAATGTGGCAATCTATGGCTGTTCGGCAGGCGGACAGGAGAGTACCACCGCCGTATTGCTGCATGGCGATTTCTACAAGGCAGCCTATAGTGCCTGCGGCTGTCACGACAACCGGATGGATAAAATCTGGTGGAACGAGCAATGGATGAGCTGGCCTGTCGATTCCAGCTACGTAGAGTGCAGCAACGTGGAGAACGCCCATAAGCTGGAGCGCCCGTTGATGCTGGTGGTAGGCGAGATAGATGACAACGTAGATCCATCGAGCACCTATCAGGTGGTGAATGCCCTGGAAAAGGCGAACAAGGATTTCGAACTCGTGGTGATTCCTGGAGCCCATCATACCATGGGCGAACTCTATGGCGAGCACAAACGCTACGATTTCTTCGTGAAGAATCTGCTGGGTGTGAAACCGCCTAAATGGAGCGATGTAAAGAGCAAGTAA